The Juglans regia cultivar Chandler chromosome 2, Walnut 2.0, whole genome shotgun sequence genome includes a window with the following:
- the LOC108983589 gene encoding F-box protein At5g49610 codes for MVEIGGMLMRNRNVSWFDVESTEDILANILSRVPVNSLLVFKSVSKLWYRLIHSPNFIKLQLSQTLKNPTYIIYPYMDEVMNLYLMKSIGEITEMITLRDCENISSQSLICSYSGLICCINYPLIPNSKMDEVDLTDFEIRICNPTTREIFFLPKGSPSETEISIGVAFCPKTTEYKVFRFFHSKHESHDIHLECEIYSSCTGSWRGIGVVQHHPMGFRHCPLGSNHVFVNGKVYWFVALEEDQYTPGSILSIDIEENLRTINLPEEVTEHSFLVDLEGCLSLVAVHDGDEVVNIWVLDDSNQPNWEIRCSVDTAFSSMECVDFVTARKNEVFFITTEHYLIYNVDYGTWTELDLADTFERNSPVAFPYTESLLPCCGLLGSEQEGDD; via the exons ATGGTTGAAATTGGTGGCATGCTTATGCGAAATAGGAATGTTAGTTGGTTTGATGTGGAATCTACAGAAGATATCCTTGCCAATATTCTCTCAAGGGTTCCTGTGAACTCCCTTCTAGTTTTCAAGTCTGTTTCTAAACTCTGGTATAGATTGATACACAGTCCAAATTTCATCAAGTTGCAGTTGAGCCAGACCCTAAAAAACCCCACTTACATAATCTATCCATACATGGATGAGGTAATGAATTTGTATCTGATGAAGAGCATTGGGGAAATCACTGAAATGATTACTCTTCGTGATTGtgaaaatatttcttctcaGAGCCTGATATGCTCTTATAGCGGATTAATCTGTTGTATCAATTATCCCTTGATTCCAAACTCAAAGATGGATGAAGTGGATTTGACAGACTTTGAAATCCGTATCTGCAATCCCACTACTCGAGAAATCTTTTTCCTTCCAAAGGGTAGTCCATCCGAAACAGAAATATCTATTGGAGTTGCTTTTTGCCCCAAAACCACTGAGTATAAAGTATTTCGATTTTTCCATTCCAAACATGAGTCCCATGATATCCATCTTGAGTGTGAGATATATTCATCATGTACTGGATCCTGGAGAGGCATAGGTGTTGTCCAGCACCATCCCATGGGTTTCCGGCACTGCCCTTTGGGTTCAAATCATGTATTTGTTAATGGAAAAGTGTACTGGTTTGTTGCTTTAGAAGAAGATCAATACACCCCTGGCTCCATTCTTTCAATTGATATCGAGGAAAATCTTAGAACCATCAATCTTCCAGAGGAAGTCACGGAGCACTCATTCTTGGTTGATCTTGAAGGTTGCTTATCTCTAGTTGCTGTACATGATGGGGATGAAGTTGTTAATATATGGGTTCTAGATGATTCTAATCAGCCTAATTGGGAAATAAGATGTAGTGTTGATACTGCCTTCTCAAGTATGGAATGTGTTGACTTCGTAACTGCACGAAAGAATGAAGTTTTTTTCATAACCACGGAGCATTATCTAATCTATAATGTCGACTATGGGACTTGGACGGAACTTGATTTAGCAGATACTTTTGAAAGGAATTCTCCTGTTGCTTTTCCTTATACTGAATCACTCCTCCCAT GTTGTGGACTCCTGGGTTCTGAACAAGAGGGTGacgattaa
- the LOC108983610 gene encoding protein NDR1-like, which produces MTEPAGGCCRCCCSFIFTLGLTSLFMWLSLRTNDPNCSVQNFYLPALNKTLKTPRNNTLIFMVQLDNTNKDKGVYYDNVSLTFYDSPNKSQSHLIGNYTIPGFYQGHHKKAKKSGDTEVNMTLVSLAVAPNGTAEFRVDLATAVRFKILWWKTKKHRLIRRGSVLVDDKGAKVNPKGIKLRSGAPERGSYCAQVGVLVSLLVLLT; this is translated from the coding sequence ATGACGGAGCCCGCGGGTGGGTGTTGCCGGTGCTGTTGCAGCTTCATATTCACTCTGGGCCTCACATCCCTCTTCATGTGGCTAAGTCTACGAACCAACGACCCCAATTGCTCCGTCCAAAACTTTTATCTCCCAGCCCTCAACAAAACCTTGAAGACTCCAAGAAACAACACTCTAATCTTTATGGTCCAGCTGGACAACACCAACAAGGATAAGGGGGTTTATTACGACAACGTGAGCCTCACTTTTTACGACAGTCCCAACAAGTCGCAGTCGCACCTCATAGGGAATTATACCATTCCTGGGTTCTACCAGGGGCACCACAAGAAGGCCAAGAAGAGTGGGGATACGGAGGTCAACATGACACTTGTTTCCCTGGCAGTTGCCCCTAATGGGACGGCTGAATTCCGGGTGGATTTGGCAACGGCGGTGAGGTTCAAGATCCTGTGGTGGAAGACCAAGAAGCACAGACTAATAAGAAGGGGAAGTGTTTTAGTCGATGACAAGGGCGCTAAAGTCAACCCGAAAGGTATCAAGCTCAGGTCCGGCGCACCGGAGCGTGGAAGCTATTGTGCGCAGGTGGGAGTTTTGGTTAGTTTGCTGGTCCTTCTGACCTGA
- the LOC108983621 gene encoding xyloglucan endotransglucosylase/hydrolase protein 22-like produces the protein MASMSSSAFSSCSPLMLLALVLILISSLMALTAGNFNREFDLTWGDGRAKILNSGELLTLSLDKASGSGFQSKNEYLFGKIDMQLKLVPGNSAGTVTAYYLSSKGSTWDEIDFEFLGNLSGDPYILHTNVFSQGKGNREQQFYLWFDPTADFHTYSILWNSQRIIFSVDGTPIREFKNSESIGVPFPKSQPMRIYSSLWNADDWATRGGLVKTDWSQAPFTASYRKFKADACIWSSGASSCGSSKSSSTKTSSWLSQELDTANQERLKWVQKNYMIYNYCTDLKRFPQGIPPECRTS, from the exons ATGGCATCCATGAGTTCTTCCGCTTTTTCATCATGTTCTCCACTAATGCTTCTGGCGCTTGTTCTAATTTTGATCAGCTCTTTGATGGCTCTCACGGCTGGTAATTTCAATCGTGAATTTGACCTCACTTGGGGAGATGGCCGTGCTAAGATACTCAACAGCGGGGAGCTTCTTACTCTGTCCCTTGATAAAGCCTCTGGCTCAGGATTCCAGTCCAAGAATGAATATCTCTTCGGAAAGATAGACATGCAGCTCAAGCTCGTCCCCGGAAACTCTGCCGGCACCGTAACAGCCTACTAT TTATCTTCCAAAGGATCAACGTGGGATGAGATAGACTTTGAGTTCTTGGGGAACCTCAGTGGCGATCCTTACATCCTTCATACTAATGTCTTTAGCCAAGGCAAAGGCAACAGAGAGCAACAGTTCTATCTCTGGTTTGACCCAACTGCAGATTTTCACACCTATTCCATCCTCTGGAATTCCCAGCGCATTAT ATTCTCTGTAGATGGAACTCCCATTAGAGAGTTCAAGAACTCAGAATCGATTGGTGTTCCATTTCCAAAAAGCCAGCCGATGAGGATATACTCTAGTCTCTGGAATGCTGATGACTGGGCTACAAGAGGTGGACTTGTCAAGACAGACTGGAGCCAAGCTCCCTTTACTGCTTCCTACAGAAAATTCAAAGCTGATGCTTGCATATGGTCTTCTGGGGCATCTTCTTGCGGTTCAAGCAAATCCTCCTCCACCAAAACTTCTTCCTGGCTTTCACAAGAGCTGGACACTGCAAATCAAGAGAGGTTGAAATGGGTGCAGAAGAactacatgatatataattactGTACCGATTTAAAGAGGTTTCCCCAGGGCATACCTCCTGAATGCCGCACCTCCTAG